The proteins below come from a single Halostagnicola larsenii XH-48 genomic window:
- a CDS encoding ABC transporter ATP-binding protein: MSAPELQADTVLSVEDLSVSYGKVQALEDVDIDVRSGETVAVIGPNGAGKSTLVDTIGGFHEYDGSVRFNGTEVADTSTPELIENGLFYCTERRDLFDFMSVEQNLRLGSYLNGEGEEKRLEEVFDLFPRLEERRSQETQSLSGGEKQMLSLGRGLMSDPEFLILDEPSIGLAPVILQDISEALESIQELSVEILICEQNITFALEHADRLYLLENGSVRRSGTPDSLESDKFVETYIGG, translated from the coding sequence ATGAGCGCGCCGGAGCTGCAAGCCGATACCGTTCTCTCGGTCGAGGACCTCTCGGTCTCGTACGGGAAGGTACAGGCGCTCGAGGACGTGGATATCGACGTCCGAAGCGGTGAGACCGTCGCGGTGATCGGGCCAAACGGCGCGGGGAAATCGACGCTGGTCGACACGATCGGCGGATTTCACGAGTACGACGGCTCGGTGCGGTTCAACGGGACGGAAGTCGCCGATACGTCGACGCCGGAACTGATAGAAAACGGACTGTTCTACTGTACCGAGCGTCGGGACCTGTTCGACTTCATGAGCGTCGAGCAGAACCTTCGACTCGGCTCGTACCTGAACGGTGAGGGCGAAGAAAAACGACTCGAGGAGGTCTTCGATCTCTTCCCGCGACTCGAGGAGCGACGATCACAGGAAACCCAGTCGCTGAGCGGCGGCGAGAAGCAGATGCTCTCGCTCGGACGGGGGCTGATGAGCGATCCCGAGTTTCTCATCCTCGACGAGCCGTCGATCGGACTCGCGCCGGTCATCCTGCAGGACATCAGCGAGGCGCTCGAGTCCATTCAGGAACTGTCCGTCGAGATCCTCATCTGCGAACAGAACATCACGTTCGCGCTCGAACACGCCGATCGGCTCTACCTCCTCGAGAACGGTTCCGTCCGGCGCTCTGGAACGCCGGATAGCCTCGAGTCGGACAAATTCGTCGAGACCTATATCGGCGGCTAG
- a CDS encoding ABC transporter ATP-binding protein, with translation MSSHATQSVDGTARTDDVLRLENVTKRFGGVVAVDDLSFSVHDGEILGFIGPNGAGKSTTFNCVSGAFPPTDGTVYYQGEDITGVPQYALVERGLARTYQTFRPLEDRTVLENVSLSMVPNKLFSFSEFRTDVEDRAREICQQVGLTEYMHQMPDELPHAGLLRLEVGRALGTEPDLLLVDEPFAGLTPEEVDRTATLFRSLREDGMTLIVIDHNMHGLLDLVDRVVVISFGEKIAEGTPDEIRNDPTVQEAYLGGEL, from the coding sequence ATGAGTTCACACGCTACGCAATCGGTCGATGGCACAGCACGCACGGACGACGTTCTCCGCCTCGAGAACGTGACCAAGCGCTTCGGCGGCGTCGTCGCCGTCGACGATCTTTCGTTTTCGGTCCACGACGGGGAGATCCTGGGGTTTATCGGCCCGAACGGGGCCGGCAAATCGACGACCTTCAACTGCGTGTCGGGAGCGTTTCCGCCCACCGACGGCACGGTCTACTATCAGGGCGAAGATATTACCGGAGTTCCCCAGTACGCGCTCGTCGAGAGGGGACTGGCCCGAACGTACCAGACCTTCCGACCGCTCGAGGATCGAACCGTTCTCGAGAACGTCTCGCTGTCGATGGTTCCGAACAAGCTGTTTTCGTTCAGCGAGTTCCGGACCGACGTGGAAGATCGAGCCAGGGAGATCTGCCAACAGGTCGGTCTGACCGAATACATGCATCAGATGCCGGACGAACTCCCGCACGCCGGATTGTTGCGACTCGAGGTCGGCCGGGCGCTCGGAACGGAACCCGATCTCCTGTTGGTCGACGAACCGTTCGCCGGGCTCACGCCCGAAGAGGTCGATCGGACGGCGACGCTGTTTCGATCGCTTCGCGAGGACGGAATGACGTTGATCGTTATCGACCACAACATGCACGGACTCCTGGATCTGGTGGACAGAGTCGTCGTGATCTCGTTCGGCGAAAAGATCGCCGAAGGGACCCCCGACGAGATTCGAAACGATCCGACCGTCCAGGAAGCCTACCTCGGGGGCGAGCTATGA
- a CDS encoding branched-chain amino acid ABC transporter permease, whose protein sequence is MTRLDFEPRHVVGIICLGGLAFAPFLLDVLTLRQLTGALFLGMFAMSWDYVSGYTGQLSFGHSMFFAAGGYTAAIANLQHGVTPALAIGMGTAVAALFGIVVGFPALRLRGPYLALITLIIPLILVQITNIFPDVLGGEAGLRSPENLISVGDTAASILTMIGFRRPFDQEVFVYFYISLMLFLGIYALFYVFTRSYVGDIFTAIREDEDAVLASGINPAKFKVFAFTMSGAVGGFAGAAFVHTPVGSPSPGSLLLVVVSIEVVLISILGGMGTITGPAAVGIVYYFVRDILQTTFSHVSMVLFFTLALLVLFFLPKGIIPGLSDLSRKILELRDRRANPTT, encoded by the coding sequence ATGACACGTTTAGATTTCGAACCACGGCACGTAGTGGGTATCATCTGTCTGGGAGGGTTGGCGTTTGCACCGTTTTTACTCGACGTGCTCACGCTACGACAGCTCACGGGAGCGTTGTTTCTCGGCATGTTCGCGATGAGTTGGGACTACGTCTCGGGGTACACCGGGCAGTTGAGTTTCGGACACAGCATGTTCTTCGCGGCAGGGGGATACACGGCGGCGATCGCAAATCTGCAACACGGCGTCACTCCCGCGCTCGCGATCGGTATGGGGACTGCGGTGGCGGCGCTGTTCGGAATCGTCGTCGGTTTCCCGGCGCTTCGGCTTCGGGGGCCGTATCTCGCGCTCATCACGCTGATTATTCCGCTTATACTCGTGCAAATCACCAACATCTTTCCGGACGTTCTCGGAGGCGAAGCGGGCCTTCGAAGCCCTGAAAACCTGATTTCCGTCGGCGATACGGCCGCATCGATCCTCACGATGATCGGGTTCAGAAGGCCGTTCGATCAGGAAGTGTTTGTATACTTCTATATCAGCCTCATGCTGTTCCTGGGGATTTACGCGCTTTTTTACGTGTTCACTCGATCCTACGTCGGCGACATCTTCACCGCGATTCGAGAGGACGAAGACGCGGTTCTGGCCTCCGGAATCAACCCGGCGAAATTCAAAGTGTTCGCCTTCACGATGAGCGGTGCGGTCGGTGGATTCGCCGGGGCGGCATTCGTCCACACCCCGGTCGGAAGTCCGTCGCCCGGCTCCCTGTTACTGGTCGTCGTCAGCATCGAAGTCGTGCTGATCAGCATCCTCGGCGGCATGGGAACGATCACCGGCCCCGCAGCGGTCGGTATCGTCTACTACTTCGTTCGAGATATCCTGCAAACGACGTTCAGTCACGTCTCGATGGTGCTGTTCTTCACGCTCGCGTTACTCGTCCTGTTCTTCCTGCCGAAAGGGATAATTCCGGGACTGTCCGACCTGAGTCGCAAGATCCTCGAGTTGCGGGATCGACGCGCGAACCCAACCACCTAA
- a CDS encoding ABC transporter substrate-binding protein — protein sequence MRDNATQGIDRRRFVGMVGAGATMSVAGCLGGTDSSGGSDGVQIGLLAFEPGSAPQGTAQKQAAQMAVDELNDDGGLLGEDIQLHVANYQGDTTTAENRYLEFVVEDGVDMTAGVFRTEVMLDLMDNIAEHQVVHISGGNTSPEVSQFLADDYDQYKYHFRPYGNAVIWVESVAEFAGYMHEEEGWDTVGILNEEFEWTQPFSDDLPGLLEDQGIDVPYNERYPGDTDNFTPLFDSLESEGVDAVLMSMAHTAGPAQIQWRDEERDFAIAGLISQINDPGAHEAFDGATEFAMSNTPGVHKAELSDQTTSFAEDYYDEYGVYPNDAFAYATYDGIKMWAEVVAQEETTDSETIVPALASHTYEGTRGTIEFNGEDSEFPHDAVFGEDRLRRVNFQWQVDDDGEGVQEVIYPDDLATSDYQEPEWF from the coding sequence ATGCGTGATAACGCAACACAGGGTATCGACAGACGTCGGTTTGTCGGAATGGTCGGTGCAGGTGCAACGATGTCCGTCGCTGGCTGTCTTGGTGGGACAGATAGCAGCGGCGGAAGCGACGGTGTCCAGATCGGTCTCCTCGCGTTCGAACCCGGGAGCGCCCCGCAGGGAACCGCACAGAAACAGGCCGCCCAGATGGCAGTCGACGAACTCAACGACGACGGCGGGTTACTCGGCGAGGACATCCAACTTCACGTCGCGAACTATCAGGGGGACACGACGACCGCAGAGAATCGCTACCTCGAGTTCGTCGTCGAGGACGGCGTCGACATGACCGCCGGCGTGTTCCGGACGGAGGTGATGCTCGATCTCATGGACAACATCGCCGAACACCAGGTCGTTCACATCAGCGGTGGAAACACTTCGCCAGAGGTCTCGCAATTCCTCGCCGACGATTACGACCAGTACAAGTACCACTTTCGCCCCTACGGAAACGCGGTCATCTGGGTGGAGTCGGTCGCGGAGTTTGCCGGTTACATGCACGAAGAGGAGGGATGGGACACGGTCGGCATCCTCAACGAGGAGTTCGAGTGGACGCAGCCGTTCTCGGACGATCTCCCCGGATTGCTCGAAGACCAGGGAATCGATGTCCCGTACAACGAGCGCTATCCCGGTGATACGGATAACTTCACGCCGCTTTTCGACAGCCTCGAGTCCGAAGGCGTCGACGCCGTGTTGATGAGTATGGCCCACACCGCCGGGCCCGCACAGATTCAGTGGCGCGACGAGGAACGCGACTTCGCCATCGCGGGGCTGATCTCGCAGATCAACGATCCGGGCGCACACGAAGCCTTCGACGGGGCGACCGAGTTCGCGATGAGTAACACGCCCGGCGTCCACAAGGCGGAACTCTCCGACCAGACGACGTCGTTCGCGGAGGACTACTACGACGAGTACGGCGTCTATCCGAACGATGCCTTCGCCTATGCCACCTACGACGGGATCAAGATGTGGGCGGAAGTCGTCGCACAGGAGGAGACGACCGATTCCGAGACGATCGTCCCCGCGCTCGCCTCACATACCTACGAGGGAACGCGCGGAACGATCGAGTTCAACGGCGAGGACAGCGAGTTCCCCCACGACGCCGTGTTCGGAGAAGACCGCCTCCGCCGAGTCAACTTCCAGTGGCAGGTCGACGACGATGGCGAGGGCGTTCAGGAAGTAATTTACCCCGATGACCTGGCAACGTCCGACTACCAGGAGCCAGAGTGGTTCTGA
- a CDS encoding branched-chain amino acid ABC transporter permease, with product MVDFVGIAANTLILGSLYALIAIGFTLVFGVAGQANLAHGGTITIGAFTAWYVSGLGYSVWIGLLAATVTGALFHIVLHSLLVKHTEDPVNVLIITLLSWLIIEYSFRAMVGTSPRSVPSMLEGSTSIGGVSFLYNNLLIFVVSWLFIIGLFVFINHTKVGQAIIATGMNEKGAALVGIDTDKITLMVWALAGILAGSAGVLYGTFRAASYDMGMTPLVLAFAIVILGGIGSIRGSILAAYIIGFLEVFTTSAISPRLSGMTALILIILVLLYKPTGLYGRELPT from the coding sequence ATGGTAGACTTCGTCGGTATCGCAGCGAACACGCTCATCCTCGGTTCGCTGTACGCGCTCATCGCGATCGGGTTCACGCTGGTGTTCGGCGTCGCGGGACAGGCGAACCTCGCCCACGGCGGAACCATTACGATCGGTGCGTTCACCGCCTGGTACGTTTCCGGACTGGGATACAGCGTCTGGATCGGGTTGCTCGCAGCAACCGTCACCGGTGCGCTCTTTCACATCGTTCTGCATAGTTTGTTGGTCAAGCACACGGAGGACCCGGTCAACGTCCTGATCATCACGCTGCTGTCCTGGCTGATCATCGAGTACTCTTTCCGGGCAATGGTCGGGACCAGTCCGCGATCGGTCCCGTCCATGCTCGAGGGGAGTACGTCCATCGGCGGCGTCTCGTTTCTCTATAACAACCTGTTGATCTTCGTCGTCTCGTGGCTGTTCATCATCGGGCTGTTCGTGTTCATCAATCACACGAAGGTCGGCCAGGCGATCATCGCGACGGGAATGAACGAGAAGGGGGCGGCACTGGTCGGTATCGACACCGACAAGATCACGCTCATGGTCTGGGCGCTCGCGGGTATCCTCGCGGGATCGGCCGGCGTTCTCTACGGGACCTTTCGCGCCGCCTCCTACGACATGGGGATGACGCCGCTGGTGCTTGCGTTCGCCATCGTCATCCTCGGCGGCATCGGTTCCATCCGCGGCAGCATCCTCGCCGCGTACATCATCGGTTTTCTCGAGGTGTTCACCACGTCCGCCATTTCGCCGCGGCTGAGCGGCATGACGGCGCTGATTCTGATCATCCTCGTGTTGCTCTACAAGCCGACTGGCCTGTACGGTCGGGAACTTCCCACCTGA
- a CDS encoding methyl-accepting chemotaxis protein, which produces MTGRRLLLPDHLDSRDEAGDESIDAVRAERDFWQTLFEGLVEEFPEPILVVNDDGAITHWNDESAELTGVAHENALGEQALDVIGTDGVEETLAEEIARTGEAIQESEIRSGGPPDDQWHIRTAGVPLRTPEGDSIGAFEYITIVTELVEQRDELEAVQTAISDIVDGAVDELLSAAETNAGTTDDVDDLAATQVRNLAEVRNEMESLSATVEEISASAEEVSSQSQTAAELADESKDATADIVSIIDDVRDATDTLSATTQTLEQRMKEIDKVVDVIDRIADETNLLAVNANIQAAQVDSGAAGFAVVADEVKALADQSKGEVETIEDIVEEVSRNTTETIDNVGTTIDRVDDAIERARTVDDKQSEIRAAVEEATTGIDQIADATDDQAATAQEVTTMLGNSLEQIEAVADEIETLAETNDRQAAKVREVRDEVRDLESDL; this is translated from the coding sequence ATGACTGGCAGACGTCTGTTGCTCCCGGACCACCTCGACTCCCGCGACGAAGCGGGCGATGAATCGATCGACGCCGTGCGAGCGGAACGTGATTTCTGGCAAACGCTCTTCGAGGGACTGGTCGAGGAGTTTCCGGAGCCGATCCTCGTCGTCAACGACGACGGTGCCATTACCCACTGGAACGACGAGAGCGCAGAGCTAACCGGCGTTGCCCACGAGAACGCACTCGGCGAGCAGGCGCTTGACGTGATCGGAACGGACGGCGTCGAGGAAACGTTGGCCGAGGAGATCGCCCGGACGGGCGAGGCGATTCAGGAGTCGGAGATCCGATCCGGCGGCCCGCCGGACGATCAGTGGCACATCCGCACGGCCGGGGTCCCGCTCCGGACGCCCGAGGGCGATTCGATCGGCGCGTTCGAGTACATCACGATCGTGACGGAGCTGGTCGAACAACGCGACGAACTCGAGGCCGTCCAGACGGCCATTAGCGACATCGTCGACGGCGCTGTCGACGAGCTACTCAGTGCCGCAGAGACGAACGCGGGGACGACCGACGACGTCGACGATCTGGCCGCAACGCAGGTCCGGAACCTCGCGGAGGTACGCAACGAGATGGAGTCGCTGTCGGCGACCGTCGAGGAGATCTCCGCCAGCGCCGAAGAGGTCAGCAGCCAGAGCCAGACCGCCGCCGAACTGGCCGACGAATCGAAGGACGCGACCGCCGATATCGTCTCGATCATCGACGACGTTCGCGACGCGACAGATACGCTTTCTGCGACGACCCAGACCTTAGAACAGCGGATGAAAGAGATCGACAAAGTGGTCGACGTGATCGATCGGATCGCCGACGAAACGAATCTACTGGCGGTCAACGCAAACATTCAGGCCGCACAGGTCGACTCCGGCGCTGCGGGATTCGCCGTCGTCGCAGACGAAGTCAAAGCGCTCGCCGACCAGTCCAAAGGCGAGGTCGAAACGATCGAGGACATCGTCGAGGAGGTCAGCCGGAATACGACCGAAACGATCGATAACGTCGGGACGACGATCGACCGCGTCGACGACGCCATCGAGCGGGCCCGGACGGTCGACGACAAACAGTCGGAGATCAGAGCCGCGGTCGAGGAAGCGACCACAGGAATCGATCAGATCGCCGATGCGACCGACGACCAGGCCGCGACCGCACAGGAGGTAACGACGATGCTCGGCAACTCGCTCGAGCAGATCGAAGCCGTCGCCGACGAAATCGAGACGCTCGCGGAAACGAACGACCGGCAGGCCGCGAAGGTTCGCGAAGTCAGAGACGAGGTCCGCGACCTCGAGTCGGATCTGTAA
- a CDS encoding long-chain fatty acid--CoA ligase, translated as MKDYELTLQVMLDRAVSQFGHKEIVSEEADGTTHRYTYDEAADRMAQLANALDELGLEMGSRASVMAINHHRHYELYFGLSCSGRSIHMTNHMLPDEHIVEIVNEAEDEVVFVDPAFVETVENVADQFETVEHYVVLDDEVPETDLEPIQSYEDLLSGHETDYEWPDIDEEREAGICYTSGTTGLPKGVAYTHRNIYLHTLTHSHIDVFKISENDVVMPVVPMYHVNGWGLPYTATLCGSKLVLPGPKTDSEQIAELIDREGVTITAAVPTVWREMASFYDERDDIELESLDRVLTGGSSPPEWLMEKFDKEIGAPIYQGYGMTEAAPNLVNTMTTTEVKEELDESGRYQQQMKPGIPAPGVQIRLRDQSGEEVPHDGESSGEIQARAPWLIDEYYKRPEATAESFTDDGWFKSGDVGTIDEYGYLEVVDRLDDIIKSGGEWISSIELENELMAHDAVEEATVISVEHEKWDERPVAYVVPSTDDVTADELRTHLRERYPKWWMPDKIVFVEQIPKTTTGKFNKKALRDDFDEEYDGLPLEE; from the coding sequence ATGAAAGACTACGAACTCACGCTGCAGGTCATGCTCGATCGGGCGGTCTCCCAGTTCGGTCACAAGGAGATCGTCTCGGAGGAAGCGGACGGAACGACTCATCGATACACCTACGACGAGGCGGCGGATCGAATGGCTCAGCTCGCGAACGCGCTCGACGAACTCGGCCTCGAGATGGGCAGTCGGGCGTCGGTGATGGCGATCAACCACCACCGCCACTACGAACTCTACTTCGGCCTGTCCTGTAGCGGTCGGAGCATCCACATGACGAACCACATGCTCCCCGACGAGCACATCGTCGAGATCGTCAACGAGGCCGAAGACGAGGTCGTCTTCGTCGATCCGGCGTTCGTAGAGACCGTCGAGAACGTCGCTGATCAGTTCGAGACCGTCGAGCACTACGTCGTCCTCGACGACGAGGTGCCGGAGACGGACCTCGAGCCGATACAGTCCTACGAAGACCTCCTCTCCGGCCACGAGACCGACTACGAGTGGCCGGATATCGACGAGGAACGGGAGGCGGGCATCTGTTATACCTCCGGGACGACCGGGCTCCCGAAGGGCGTCGCTTACACCCACCGGAACATCTACCTGCACACGCTGACCCACAGTCACATCGACGTGTTCAAAATCAGCGAAAACGATGTCGTCATGCCCGTCGTGCCGATGTACCACGTCAATGGCTGGGGGCTCCCCTACACCGCGACGCTGTGTGGCTCGAAGCTCGTGTTGCCCGGACCGAAGACCGACTCCGAGCAGATCGCCGAACTGATCGATCGGGAGGGCGTCACCATCACCGCCGCCGTCCCGACGGTCTGGCGCGAGATGGCCAGTTTCTACGACGAGCGCGACGACATCGAACTCGAGAGCCTCGACCGGGTCCTGACCGGCGGCAGTTCGCCACCCGAGTGGCTCATGGAGAAATTCGACAAGGAGATCGGCGCGCCGATCTACCAGGGCTACGGGATGACCGAGGCCGCCCCGAACCTCGTGAACACCATGACGACCACCGAGGTCAAGGAGGAACTCGACGAGAGCGGCCGGTACCAACAGCAGATGAAACCCGGCATCCCCGCCCCCGGCGTCCAGATCCGCCTGCGCGATCAAAGCGGCGAGGAGGTCCCCCACGACGGGGAATCCTCCGGCGAGATCCAGGCCCGCGCACCCTGGCTCATCGACGAGTACTACAAACGCCCTGAAGCTACGGCCGAATCGTTCACCGACGACGGCTGGTTCAAAAGCGGCGACGTCGGCACGATCGACGAGTACGGCTACCTCGAGGTCGTCGACCGACTCGACGACATCATCAAGAGCGGCGGGGAGTGGATCTCCTCGATCGAACTCGAGAACGAACTGATGGCCCACGACGCGGTCGAGGAGGCGACGGTCATCAGCGTCGAACACGAGAAGTGGGACGAACGGCCGGTCGCCTACGTCGTTCCGTCCACGGACGACGTGACCGCCGACGAACTGCGGACCCACCTCCGCGAGCGCTATCCCAAGTGGTGGATGCCGGATAAGATCGTCTTCGTAGAGCAGATTCCGAAGACGACGACCGGGAAATTCAACAAGAAAGCGCTCCGCGACGACTTCGACGAGGAGTACGACGGACTGCCCCTCGAGGAGTAA
- a CDS encoding Zn-ribbon domain-containing OB-fold protein codes for MTDQQDTTDSTDPSGSSDASGSVPRDTVSIPAEIELPDLLDFYERQTPEHTQIHEFYENLDDGRLTTTRCRDCGETHYPPRIVCPECTGDDLEYVDLPHEGELFAFSESRGGTPLGYHDTSPFVVAIVDLGAVKLSARIDDARYDDLEIGDPVSLKIVDIDDGTGRERVFYRFVPRGETQ; via the coding sequence ATGACAGACCAGCAAGACACCACCGATTCGACCGATCCGTCCGGCTCGAGCGACGCGAGCGGATCGGTCCCCAGAGACACCGTATCGATCCCCGCCGAAATCGAGCTTCCCGACCTGCTCGATTTCTACGAGCGCCAGACGCCGGAGCACACGCAGATCCACGAGTTCTACGAGAACCTCGACGACGGCAGGCTCACGACGACCCGCTGTCGCGACTGCGGGGAGACGCACTATCCCCCGCGGATCGTCTGTCCGGAGTGTACCGGCGACGACCTCGAGTACGTCGACTTGCCTCACGAGGGCGAGCTGTTCGCGTTCAGCGAGTCCCGCGGCGGCACGCCGCTCGGCTATCACGACACGTCGCCGTTCGTCGTCGCCATTGTCGATCTGGGCGCGGTCAAGCTCTCGGCGCGGATCGACGACGCCCGGTACGACGATCTCGAGATCGGCGATCCGGTCTCGCTGAAGATCGTCGACATCGACGACGGGACCGGCAGGGAGCGGGTCTTTTATCGGTTCGTCCCGCGAGGTGAAACCCAATGA